Below is a genomic region from Armatimonadota bacterium.
AGCCGCGCCCCCTGGGGGTGGCGGAGCGCGTCGAGCTGATCCGGCAGCTGGCCGCCGCCGGGGTGCCGCGCGTCGAGGTGGGCGCCTTCGTCAGCCCGCAGCGGGTGCCCCAGATGGCCGGCACCGAGGCGGTCTGTGCCGCGCTACCGCCCGGGCCGGCCTACACCGCGCTTGTCCCCAACCTGCGCGGCTACGAGCGGGCCCGTCCCACCGGGCTGCGCCACCTGCGCCTGGTGGTGGCCGCCAGCGAGACCTTCAACCGGCGCAACACCCGCACCACCATTGATGCCGCGCTCGACGACTTCGCCCGCATCGCCGAACGGGCGCGGGCCGACGGGATCGCGCTGGGCGGGGCGGTGGCCACCGCCTTCGGCTGCCCCTATGAAGGGCCGGTGCCGCCAGCGGCGGTGCGCCGGGTGGTGGCGGCCCTGGTGCGGCTCGGGGTGGACGAGGTGGTGCTGGCGGACACCATCGGCGTGGCCGTCCCGACCCAGGTGGCGGGCCTGCTCCGGGAGGTCGGGCGCGACCTCCCGCCGGGTGTCCCGTTGGGCATCCACCTGCACAACACGCGCAACACCGGGTTCGCCAACGCCTACGCCGCCCTCACCGAGGGCGTGCGCCTCTTCGACGCCGCCCTCGGCGGCATCGGCGGCTGCCCCTTCGCCCCGCGTGCCACCGGCAACATCGCCACCGAGGACCTGGTGTACATGTTCGAGCGCATGGGGGTCCGCACCGGGATCGACCTGGCGGCGCTGCTGCGGGCGGTGGCCTGGCTGGAGGAGGCGCTGGGGCATCCCGTCCCGGGGCTCGTGGCCAAGGCCGGCCCGGCGGCCGTTCCGGCCTGACGCCGTGGGCCAGACCATCGCCGAGCAGATCCTGGCCGCACACGCCGGCCGCGACGTCGTGCGCCCGGGAGAGTTCGTCACCGTGCGGGTCGACCTGGTGATGACCAACGACCTGATGGGCCCGCCGGTCTTCGCCCAGCTCCGCCGCCTGGGGGTCAGCCGCGTCTTCGACCCCGCGCGCGTGGCCGTCGTCCCCGACCACGTCGTGCCCGCCCGCGACCTGGCCGCCGCGGCGCTCATGCAGGAGGTGCGCCGCTTCGTCCGGGAGCAGGGGATCCCGCACTTCTGGGAGGTCGGCGAGACCGGCATCGAGCACACCCTGCTGCCGGAGCAGGGCCTGGTGGCGCCGGGGGACCTGATCGTCGGCAGCGACTCCCACACCTGCACCTACGGGGCCTTCAGCGCCTACGGGTACGGGCTGGGGGCCACCGACGTCGCCGCCGTGCTGGCCACGGGGGAGACCTGGGTGCGCGTCCCGGAGACGATCCGCGTCGTCCTGCGCGGGCCCACGGCGCCCTGCGTCACCGGCAAGGACGTGATCCTGGAGGTGATCCGCCGCCTCGGCGTGGCCGGCGGGACGCTGAAGTGCCTGGAGTTCGCGGGGGACGTGGGGGCGCTCAACGTGGACGAGCGCATGGCCGTCGCCAACATGGCGGTGGAGGCCGGCGCCGAGTGCGGCCTCTTCCCCACCGACGAGATCCTCATGGCCTGGCTGGCGCCGCGCCTGGCGCGTCCCTACCGCCCGATGCGCAGCGACCCCGACGCCGAGGTGGAGCGCGAGGAGACGCTCGACCTGGCCGCGCTCGAGCCGCTGGTGGCTGCGCCGTTCTCCCCCGGCAACGTCCACCCGGTGAGCGCGCTGGCGCGCCGCGGCATCCGCGTCGACCAGGTCTACCTGGGCAACTGCGCCAACGGCACGCTCACTGACCTGCGCCAGGCGGCGGCGGTCCTGCGCGGCCGGCGCGTGGCCCGCGGCGTGCGCATGATCGTCGTGCCGGCCACCCCGACGATCCAGCGCCAGGCCGTGCGCGAGGGACTCGTGGAGACCTTTCTGGCGGCGGGCGCGGTGGTCGCCACCCCGACCTGCGGGGCGTGTGCAGGCCTCCACCTCGGTGTGCTGGGCGAGGGCGAGGTGTGCGTCTCCACCACCAACCGCAACTTCCGCGGCCGCATGGGGCACCGCACCGCCGAGGTCTACCTGGCCAACGCCTACGTGGCCGCGGCCAGCGCGGTGGCCGGCGGGCTGGCCGACCCGCGTGCGGTGGGGGTGGGGGTGGCCGGGTGATCCTGCGCGGGCGCGCCCACCGCTACGGGGACCACATCGACACCGACGTGATCATCCCCGCCCGCTACTGCCACACCATCGATCCG
It encodes:
- a CDS encoding hydroxymethylglutaryl-CoA lyase, producing MADVTIVDVAPRDGLQNEPRPLGVAERVELIRQLAAAGVPRVEVGAFVSPQRVPQMAGTEAVCAALPPGPAYTALVPNLRGYERARPTGLRHLRLVVAASETFNRRNTRTTIDAALDDFARIAERARADGIALGGAVATAFGCPYEGPVPPAAVRRVVAALVRLGVDEVVLADTIGVAVPTQVAGLLREVGRDLPPGVPLGIHLHNTRNTGFANAYAALTEGVRLFDAALGGIGGCPFAPRATGNIATEDLVYMFERMGVRTGIDLAALLRAVAWLEEALGHPVPGLVAKAGPAAVPA
- a CDS encoding 3-isopropylmalate dehydratase large subunit; translation: MGQTIAEQILAAHAGRDVVRPGEFVTVRVDLVMTNDLMGPPVFAQLRRLGVSRVFDPARVAVVPDHVVPARDLAAAALMQEVRRFVREQGIPHFWEVGETGIEHTLLPEQGLVAPGDLIVGSDSHTCTYGAFSAYGYGLGATDVAAVLATGETWVRVPETIRVVLRGPTAPCVTGKDVILEVIRRLGVAGGTLKCLEFAGDVGALNVDERMAVANMAVEAGAECGLFPTDEILMAWLAPRLARPYRPMRSDPDAEVEREETLDLAALEPLVAAPFSPGNVHPVSALARRGIRVDQVYLGNCANGTLTDLRQAAAVLRGRRVARGVRMIVVPATPTIQRQAVREGLVETFLAAGAVVATPTCGACAGLHLGVLGEGEVCVSTTNRNFRGRMGHRTAEVYLANAYVAAASAVAGGLADPRAVGVGVAG